The following are from one region of the Chloracidobacterium sp. genome:
- a CDS encoding cold-shock protein, with protein MSKTVGMVKWFNNAKGYGFIEQPGEQDIFVHYSAITGDGYKTLIQGQEVEFEVTNGPKGPQAENVMKVA; from the coding sequence ATGTCTAAAACTGTAGGTATGGTCAAATGGTTTAACAACGCCAAAGGGTATGGCTTTATCGAGCAACCCGGCGAGCAGGATATTTTCGTGCATTACAGCGCGATCACCGGAGATGGCTACAAGACCCTAATTCAGGGTCAGGAAGTCGAGTTTGAGGTCACCAATGGTCCAAAGGGGCCGCAGGCCGAAAACGTGATGAAAGTGGCCTGA
- the serC gene encoding 3-phosphoserine/phosphohydroxythreonine transaminase — protein sequence MSDRIFNFSSGPAMLPLPVLERARDEILSLNGLGMSVMEISHRSSHFERVLHNAESGLRRLLGIPGNYRVLFLQGGASLQFSMVPMNLLDRDNVADYVITGAWGEKALAEASKFGRTNTVISTREEGYRSVPDIESLTFSRDAAYVHYTSNETIEGVEFGRDLDAGGIPVVCDASSNILSKPIEVDKYALIYAGAQKNIGPSGLTVVIIRDDLLERRPQGLPSLLDYRTFADADSMPNTPNTWGIYLIGLVCEWLMNEGGLDAIAERNRAKAAKIYAAIDASDGFYTGHAERAARSLMNVTFRLRDQELEERFASEAEKMGMDGLRGHRSVGGIRASIYNAFPTEGADLLSEFMQDFTSRNG from the coding sequence ATGAGCGATCGGATCTTCAATTTCAGTTCAGGGCCGGCGATGTTGCCTCTGCCCGTATTGGAGCGGGCTCGCGACGAGATCCTCTCTTTGAATGGCCTCGGAATGAGTGTAATGGAGATCAGCCATAGATCGTCGCACTTTGAGCGTGTGCTACACAACGCAGAGTCCGGCCTGCGACGACTTCTTGGTATTCCGGGTAACTATCGTGTTCTTTTTCTTCAGGGCGGTGCCTCGTTGCAGTTCTCGATGGTTCCTATGAACCTGTTGGATCGTGACAATGTCGCAGATTACGTCATCACCGGCGCATGGGGCGAAAAGGCTCTGGCTGAGGCGAGCAAGTTTGGTCGGACAAACACCGTGATTTCGACGCGCGAAGAAGGTTACCGCAGCGTTCCGGATATCGAATCACTGACCTTTAGCCGCGACGCCGCGTATGTTCACTACACATCGAACGAGACGATCGAAGGCGTCGAGTTCGGACGCGATCTTGACGCCGGCGGAATACCGGTCGTTTGCGACGCCTCGTCGAACATACTTTCGAAACCGATAGAGGTCGACAAATATGCATTGATCTATGCCGGCGCACAAAAGAATATAGGCCCAAGCGGTTTGACGGTCGTGATCATACGTGACGATCTTCTCGAGCGCCGGCCTCAGGGCCTTCCATCATTGCTCGATTACCGCACCTTTGCAGACGCCGATTCGATGCCGAACACGCCGAACACGTGGGGAATTTACCTTATTGGCCTGGTTTGTGAATGGCTGATGAATGAAGGCGGACTCGACGCAATTGCGGAGCGGAACCGGGCAAAGGCGGCGAAGATCTACGCCGCGATCGATGCGAGCGATGGATTTTATACCGGGCACGCCGAACGAGCCGCCCGGTCGCTGATGAACGTGACCTTTCGGCTGCGGGATCAGGAGCTCGAAGAGCGCTTCGCTTCCGAAGCCGAAAAAATGGGAATGGACGGCCTAAGAGGACATCGCTCGGTTGGCGGAATCAGAGCTTCGATCTACAATGCATTCCCGACAGAAGGCGCCGACCTGCTGTCAGAGTTCATGCAGGACTTCACTTCCAGGAATGGCTGA
- a CDS encoding polysaccharide-degrading enzyme, whose amino-acid sequence MKHFNKFAFVLALLISSTTDAASAVYEVREGTAMTSIGQVPWATLQPGDTVLIHWRAQPYKEKWVICRQGTAESPITISGVPGPNGELPVIDGNGATTPSNLNFWSEQRGVIKIGGSNVPADTMPRHIIIENLEIRGAHPDYQFTGRNNVVQNYTSAASPIFVEKGEHITIRNNIITDGANGFFVASNDSAVSRNILVEGNYIYGNGIVGSIFQHNNYTAAIGITFQYNRFGPLRSGSPGVNLKDRSAGLVVRYNWIEGGNRNIDMVDGEDTAIIRNDPAYRKTFVYGNVLIKQDGGNNQAVHYGGDSGTTANYRKGKLYFYNNTLYSIRAGTTVVMRLSTNDETADSRNNILVNTAAGTNMAMLAEAGTLALANNWAKTGWRNSHEGGAFTGSVTGGTTMITGTSPGFVDTATQDLALAADSAAIDAGTALHPDAIPDHNVVRQYVKHRMSLSRPVSGPFDLGAFEFTSTAPVQMVTTALPDTLYLRHFYQTLAAAGGSGNYVWTVSAGTLPPGIQLDATTGILRGRARLKGIWVFTLTARDEQNSALSASRQFTIESDLHQ is encoded by the coding sequence ATGAAGCATTTCAACAAGTTCGCTTTCGTTCTGGCATTACTGATATCGTCAACGACCGATGCCGCATCGGCTGTCTATGAAGTGAGAGAAGGTACGGCGATGACATCGATCGGCCAGGTTCCGTGGGCGACCCTGCAGCCGGGTGATACCGTTCTTATCCATTGGAGGGCCCAGCCCTACAAAGAAAAATGGGTGATCTGCCGGCAGGGAACGGCCGAAAGCCCAATAACGATAAGCGGCGTTCCAGGGCCGAATGGCGAACTTCCCGTGATCGACGGCAATGGCGCGACGACGCCGAGCAACCTTAACTTTTGGAGTGAGCAACGCGGCGTGATCAAGATCGGCGGATCGAACGTCCCGGCGGATACAATGCCGCGACATATAATCATCGAGAACCTGGAGATCCGCGGGGCACACCCGGATTATCAATTCACCGGCCGAAACAATGTCGTTCAGAACTACACATCGGCAGCTTCACCGATCTTTGTCGAGAAAGGCGAACATATCACCATTCGCAACAACATAATAACCGACGGCGCAAATGGTTTTTTTGTCGCATCGAACGACAGCGCAGTCTCGCGGAATATCCTTGTTGAGGGCAATTACATCTACGGCAACGGGATCGTCGGCAGCATCTTTCAACACAACAATTACACCGCGGCGATCGGCATTACATTTCAATACAACCGGTTCGGGCCGCTGCGGTCAGGTTCGCCCGGGGTCAATCTGAAAGACCGCTCGGCCGGGCTTGTCGTCCGTTACAACTGGATCGAAGGCGGAAACCGTAACATCGACATGGTCGACGGCGAAGACACGGCGATCATCCGAAATGATCCGGCCTACCGAAAGACGTTCGTGTACGGCAATGTCCTGATCAAACAGGACGGCGGAAATAATCAGGCGGTTCACTATGGCGGCGACAGCGGCACGACCGCTAATTATCGCAAAGGCAAGCTCTATTTTTACAATAACACGTTGTATTCGATCAGGGCCGGGACGACCGTTGTGATGCGGCTTTCGACAAACGATGAGACCGCTGATTCGCGCAACAACATCCTCGTTAACACCGCCGCCGGAACAAACATGGCGATGCTTGCCGAGGCAGGTACGCTTGCCCTTGCAAATAACTGGGCGAAGACCGGCTGGCGAAATTCGCATGAAGGCGGGGCATTCACAGGCAGTGTGACCGGGGGAACGACCATGATCACAGGCACGTCACCCGGATTCGTCGATACGGCGACACAGGATCTCGCTCTTGCGGCTGATTCGGCGGCGATCGATGCAGGGACCGCGCTCCACCCGGATGCGATACCTGATCACAACGTTGTTCGGCAATATGTGAAACATCGAATGAGCTTATCGCGGCCGGTCAGCGGTCCGTTCGATCTTGGTGCATTCGAATTTACCTCAACAGCCCCGGTGCAGATGGTCACCACCGCACTGCCCGATACCCTTTATCTGAGGCACTTCTATCAAACACTAGCGGCCGCTGGCGGCTCCGGGAATTACGTCTGGACGGTTTCGGCCGGTACCCTGCCGCCCGGAATTCAGCTTGACGCAACGACGGGAATACTTCGCGGAAGGGCACGTCTGAAAGGCATTTGGGTATTCACACTTACGGCGAGAGACGAGCAAAATTCCGCACTTTCTGCGAGCCGGCAATTCACGATCGAAAGCGATCTTCATCAATGA
- a CDS encoding YceH family protein yields the protein MSTIINATEARVLGSLVEKQLTTPEYYPLTLNALTAACNQKSNREPVMSLGESEILAAIDSLRDKNLVYLYYGSSSRTVKYKHMLPTVFDLDAAGVAVVALLLLRGPQTVGELRGRSDRLYEFGGLGEVQETLDELASRPEPLIVKLERQPGQKESRFAHLLSGPVEVVACSSSGSDAPANSGSTSSRIERLENEVAELRAEIETIKSAVDDFKKQFE from the coding sequence ATGTCCACGATCATTAACGCAACCGAGGCACGAGTTCTTGGCAGTCTTGTTGAAAAGCAGCTGACCACGCCCGAATATTATCCGCTCACACTCAACGCCCTGACGGCCGCGTGCAATCAGAAGAGCAATCGCGAACCGGTGATGTCGCTCGGCGAGAGCGAGATACTCGCCGCCATCGACAGCCTTCGCGACAAGAACCTTGTCTATCTCTATTACGGAAGTTCGAGCCGGACGGTAAAGTACAAACACATGTTGCCGACCGTCTTCGATCTGGATGCTGCCGGCGTCGCCGTCGTCGCACTTCTGCTGCTTCGCGGGCCGCAGACGGTCGGCGAGCTTCGCGGCAGGTCTGACAGGCTTTATGAATTTGGCGGTTTGGGCGAGGTTCAGGAAACGCTCGACGAACTCGCCAGCCGCCCGGAACCGCTTATTGTCAAACTCGAACGTCAGCCTGGACAGAAAGAATCGCGTTTCGCTCATCTATTGTCGGGTCCGGTCGAGGTTGTCGCTTGTTCGAGTTCGGGGTCTGATGCTCCGGCAAATTCTGGCAGCACGTCGTCGCGGATCGAAAGGCTCGAGAACGAAGTAGCCGAACTGCGTGCCGAGATCGAAACGATCAAAAGCGCCGTCGACGACTTCAAAAAACAATTCGAATGA
- a CDS encoding PaaI family thioesterase has translation MLDFVGMHTGKSIQEIYSPEGICFGCGPANEKGLKIRSFEENGEFVAEWLAEPHHRAFPGVLNGGIIGALLDCHSNWAAAIHLMKQRGETAAPCTVTADFHVKLLRPTPVDGPITLKARVVEASEDRATVEAELIAGGKVCDTCRGTFVAVKEGHPAYHRW, from the coding sequence ATGCTAGACTTCGTTGGTATGCATACCGGTAAATCGATACAGGAGATCTATTCGCCAGAAGGGATCTGCTTCGGCTGCGGCCCCGCCAATGAAAAAGGCTTGAAGATACGGAGTTTTGAAGAGAACGGTGAGTTCGTCGCCGAATGGCTCGCGGAACCCCATCATCGAGCATTTCCAGGCGTTTTGAACGGCGGCATAATTGGGGCCTTGCTTGATTGCCATTCAAATTGGGCGGCAGCCATCCATCTGATGAAACAACGCGGTGAGACCGCAGCACCATGCACCGTGACTGCCGATTTCCATGTAAAACTGCTGAGGCCGACACCTGTTGACGGGCCGATCACGCTTAAGGCCCGCGTCGTTGAAGCGAGCGAAGATCGAGCGACCGTCGAAGCTGAACTGATCGCCGGGGGCAAGGTCTGCGACACATGCCGCGGAACATTCGTCGCCGTCAAAGAAGGGCATCCGGCATATCACCGGTGGTGA
- a CDS encoding tryptophan 2,3-dioxygenase produces the protein MANEYGEEPPLSYNEYLQVSRLIDLQRPLSEPQSHDELLFIIIHQTYELWFKQILHELDACIGWMNEGRLFRANHSLRGVISIERILVTQIHILESMAPIGFLEFRDKLNPASGFQSMQFRELEFSSGAKDEKILASFEQDEFAHARLKVRFDSPSLADCFWELVGRSGLAAASHDERIEATVEMLAHPEKYAELYNMQDLLIEHDELIIAWRYNHIQMVERMLGMKRGTGGSEGVGYLTSTLTKKFFPELWEARTHLKIEDIRNENA, from the coding sequence ATGGCAAATGAATACGGGGAAGAACCGCCGCTCTCGTACAACGAATATCTGCAGGTGAGCAGGCTCATCGATCTTCAACGCCCTCTATCTGAACCTCAAAGCCACGATGAACTGCTATTCATAATCATTCATCAAACGTACGAACTTTGGTTCAAGCAGATATTGCACGAATTAGACGCGTGCATCGGATGGATGAACGAGGGCCGCTTGTTTCGCGCCAACCACTCGCTCCGCGGTGTGATATCGATCGAGCGAATATTGGTGACGCAGATCCACATCCTCGAATCGATGGCGCCCATCGGCTTCCTCGAATTTCGCGACAAGCTGAACCCCGCCAGCGGTTTCCAATCTATGCAGTTCCGCGAGCTCGAATTTTCCTCCGGAGCCAAAGACGAAAAGATACTCGCCTCGTTCGAACAGGACGAATTCGCTCATGCGCGACTTAAGGTGCGATTTGATTCACCGTCCCTCGCGGACTGTTTCTGGGAACTCGTTGGAAGGAGCGGTCTGGCCGCTGCAAGCCACGACGAACGGATCGAAGCGACTGTCGAGATGCTGGCCCATCCTGAGAAATACGCTGAACTCTACAATATGCAGGACCTGCTCATCGAACACGATGAGTTGATCATCGCATGGCGATACAACCACATTCAGATGGTCGAACGCATGCTCGGGATGAAACGCGGCACCGGCGGCTCGGAAGGCGTCGGGTACCTGACATCGACATTGACAAAGAAATTCTTTCCCGAACTCTGGGAGGCCCGTACGCATCTGAAGATCGAGGATATTCGCAATGAAAATGCTTGA
- the hemW gene encoding radical SAM family heme chaperone HemW has translation MRPGVYLHIPFCKSRCSYCDFATDVWRDSGAVERYVDALCREIEGGNPSGREGVGTVPQDDTLPTGRVSASHIDTIYFGGGTPSLLEPEQIERILNAVTSVFSVAESAEITMEMNPATVTPEKLDAFRKLGINRASFGVQTFNERDLKLLARGHDADDARQTYRMLREAGFANISFDLIAGLPGQTIEDWSRNLDEAIAMEPEHLSLYLLEIHEGTPLAEQVRSGRRTPIDDELAAEMYEMMLDRLAAAGYEQYEISNFAKPGFESRHNTKYWRLDPVYGFGVSAHSFDGRERYANERDTAKYVSSIEEEGSAEVFREIVNIGSETAFLGLRLNEGVDIEAYERRFGAELSLKSSELIERGLVESADGRLRLTRKGMLFSNEVFAEFV, from the coding sequence ATGCGGCCAGGTGTCTATCTTCACATTCCATTCTGCAAGTCGCGGTGTTCTTACTGCGATTTTGCGACTGACGTTTGGCGCGATTCCGGTGCGGTTGAGCGGTATGTCGACGCGCTTTGCCGCGAGATCGAAGGCGGAAACCCGAGCGGTAGGGAGGGTGTCGGTACGGTGCCACAAGACGACACCCTCCCTACGGGTCGGGTTTCTGCCTCTCACATCGACACGATCTACTTCGGCGGCGGTACGCCTTCACTGCTCGAGCCCGAACAGATAGAGAGAATTCTAAACGCTGTGACCTCGGTGTTCTCTGTGGCTGAATCGGCCGAGATCACGATGGAAATGAACCCGGCGACCGTAACGCCGGAGAAGCTCGATGCCTTCAGAAAGCTCGGCATAAACCGTGCGAGTTTTGGCGTCCAGACCTTTAACGAACGCGACCTCAAACTCCTGGCCCGCGGCCATGATGCCGACGACGCTCGGCAAACGTACCGGATGCTTCGCGAGGCCGGTTTCGCGAACATTAGCTTTGACCTGATCGCCGGATTGCCGGGACAAACAATTGAGGATTGGTCGCGAAATCTCGATGAAGCGATAGCGATGGAGCCCGAACATCTCTCACTATATTTGCTCGAAATTCACGAAGGCACGCCGCTGGCCGAGCAGGTCCGCAGCGGCCGCCGGACACCGATCGACGACGAACTCGCCGCCGAAATGTACGAGATGATGCTCGACCGGCTCGCCGCAGCGGGTTACGAACAATACGAGATCTCAAATTTTGCAAAGCCCGGATTTGAATCGCGGCACAATACGAAATACTGGCGGCTCGATCCGGTATACGGCTTTGGCGTCTCGGCCCATTCATTCGATGGGCGCGAACGCTATGCCAACGAACGTGATACTGCGAAATACGTCTCGTCGATCGAAGAGGAAGGCTCTGCTGAAGTTTTCCGGGAAATCGTGAATATCGGTTCGGAAACTGCGTTCCTGGGCTTGCGGCTTAATGAGGGTGTCGACATCGAAGCGTACGAAAGGCGCTTTGGAGCGGAACTAAGCCTAAAGTCGTCTGAGCTGATTGAAAGAGGCCTCGTAGAGTCAGCCGACGGCCGTCTCCGTCTGACTCGCAAGGGCATGCTGTTCTCCAACGAGGTTTTTGCTGAGTTTGTTTAA
- a CDS encoding AbgT family transporter, which translates to MENTQTEPPADARPDTFYFRILDRIERVGNKIPNPAFLFFILAVLALVLSAVVSWADVSVVHPGTKETIKAVNLLTVEGLHRILTGLITNFTGFAPLGVVLVGILGITVAEASGLIGAVLRVLVMNSPKRLLTAVVVFAGVISNMASDIGYVVLIPLAALMFLAVGRHPLAGLAAAFAGVSGGFSANLLLAPTDALLAGLTQEAARILDPGYIVTPAANYYFLAASTFLVTILGTYITEKVVVPRLGEYKGDVVADKLERLNADEKRGLLYTAIAVAVFVGLILWGTIPEDGFLRDAKTGSLIRSPFLTGIIAIVFFGGVLFGVVYGFASKSFKKIDDVVHAMEGGMRTMSVYLVLAFFAAQFVAFFNWSNLGLILAVEGAEVLRSLELGGITLIISFVILSIILDLFIGSASAKWAVMAPVFVPMLMLLGYSPELTQACYRVGDSVCNIITPLMSYFPLIVAFARKYDPKAGIGTIMSLMIPYSIVFFIGWTLFLVAWYLLELPLGPGAEIFYQFEEAPQ; encoded by the coding sequence ATGGAAAATACTCAGACCGAACCGCCCGCAGATGCCCGGCCGGACACCTTCTATTTTCGCATTCTCGACCGCATTGAACGGGTCGGGAACAAGATCCCAAATCCCGCGTTCCTTTTCTTCATTCTCGCGGTGCTCGCCCTCGTGCTTTCGGCGGTTGTCTCGTGGGCCGATGTTTCGGTCGTCCACCCGGGCACGAAAGAGACGATCAAAGCGGTAAATCTACTTACGGTCGAGGGCTTGCATAGAATTCTCACCGGGCTGATCACTAACTTCACCGGCTTTGCCCCGCTCGGCGTCGTGCTGGTCGGTATTCTCGGCATCACGGTCGCCGAGGCAAGCGGGTTGATCGGTGCGGTGCTTCGCGTGTTGGTGATGAACTCACCGAAGCGGTTGCTGACGGCGGTGGTCGTCTTCGCGGGCGTTATCTCGAACATGGCCAGCGATATCGGCTACGTGGTCTTGATCCCGCTTGCGGCCCTGATGTTCCTTGCTGTCGGCCGACATCCGTTGGCGGGACTCGCGGCGGCATTTGCCGGAGTTTCGGGCGGCTTCTCGGCCAATCTTTTGCTTGCTCCGACCGATGCATTGCTTGCCGGGCTGACGCAGGAAGCGGCACGAATTCTAGACCCGGGATATATCGTCACGCCGGCGGCAAACTACTACTTTCTCGCCGCCTCGACCTTCCTCGTTACCATTCTCGGCACCTATATAACCGAAAAGGTCGTTGTACCGCGGCTTGGCGAATACAAGGGCGACGTTGTTGCCGATAAGCTCGAAAGGCTCAACGCAGACGAAAAGCGAGGACTGCTTTACACCGCGATCGCCGTTGCCGTTTTCGTCGGGCTGATCCTTTGGGGAACGATACCCGAGGATGGCTTTCTCCGCGATGCGAAGACCGGCAGCCTGATCCGCTCGCCGTTCCTTACCGGAATTATTGCCATCGTCTTTTTCGGCGGCGTGCTTTTCGGCGTCGTTTACGGCTTTGCGTCAAAGAGCTTCAAGAAGATCGACGACGTTGTCCACGCAATGGAAGGCGGCATGCGGACGATGTCGGTTTATCTCGTGCTTGCGTTTTTCGCCGCGCAGTTCGTCGCCTTTTTCAATTGGTCAAACCTCGGGCTGATCCTCGCAGTTGAAGGTGCCGAGGTGCTTCGTTCGCTCGAACTCGGCGGCATCACGCTCATCATCTCATTTGTCATACTCTCTATCATTCTCGATCTTTTTATCGGCTCGGCATCGGCAAAATGGGCCGTGATGGCACCGGTCTTTGTTCCGATGCTGATGCTGCTAGGCTATTCGCCGGAGCTTACACAGGCCTGCTACCGCGTCGGTGACAGCGTCTGCAATATCATCACGCCGCTGATGTCCTACTTTCCGCTGATCGTCGCATTTGCTCGAAAGTATGACCCGAAAGCAGGCATCGGCACGATTATGTCGCTGATGATCCCATATTCGATCGTCTTCTTCATCGGCTGGACACTTTTCCTTGTTGCCTGGTACCTGCTCGAACTCCCGCTCGGCCCCGGCGCCGAGATCTTCTATCAGTTCGAAGAGGCACCTCAGTAG
- a CDS encoding L-seryl-tRNA(Sec) selenium transferase: MSKPGERSMKDVLVNLPSVDEVYRTAVGNGALASVGSTLGAALVRRVIADVRDEMLENREQGKDGQQKYDRDSLKELIIGRLDREIRSEMEPSVRRVINATGVVIHTNLGRAPLSVEASEAVDAASRYCTLEYDIGTGKRGRRAAAAERMICSITGANASLIVNNCAAAALLVLTVFGKGKEVIVSRGELVEIGGDFRVPDVLEQSGAILREVGTTNRTKAADYERAIGADTSMFLRVHPSNYVIQGFTSAPSVEELVAIANKHQILFVEDQGSGALVDLKEFGLGGEPLVGRSIAAGADLVTFSGDKLLGGPQSGIIAGKTEHIEKLRKHPLYRALRPGKLVYAGLEATLAAYLRETHFREIPVLQMLSMSASEIEDRVLRFAETLSHSLPADTKIRIEVIRGSSVIGGGSSPGIDHDTSLIALDSDEMSASKIESRLRRSEFPVIARIEDERVLIDLRTVAIDEEPSLAAAICAF, translated from the coding sequence ATGAGCAAGCCTGGTGAGCGGTCAATGAAGGATGTACTTGTGAATCTGCCGTCCGTTGACGAGGTCTACAGGACTGCTGTAGGAAATGGGGCATTGGCGTCGGTCGGTTCGACCCTTGGAGCTGCTTTGGTCCGCAGGGTCATCGCCGATGTCAGGGATGAAATGCTTGAGAATCGCGAACAGGGAAAGGACGGTCAGCAAAAATACGATCGCGATTCATTAAAGGAGCTGATAATCGGGCGTCTTGATCGGGAGATCAGGTCAGAAATGGAGCCAAGTGTTCGTCGGGTCATCAACGCGACCGGCGTTGTTATTCACACCAACCTCGGCCGGGCGCCGTTGAGCGTGGAAGCATCTGAAGCCGTCGATGCGGCCTCAAGATATTGCACGCTCGAGTACGATATCGGTACCGGAAAACGCGGAAGACGGGCAGCCGCCGCGGAGCGGATGATCTGTTCGATAACCGGTGCCAACGCATCTCTGATAGTCAATAACTGTGCGGCAGCCGCTTTATTGGTGCTCACGGTTTTCGGCAAAGGGAAAGAGGTAATCGTTTCACGAGGCGAACTTGTCGAGATCGGAGGTGATTTTCGCGTTCCTGATGTGCTCGAACAATCGGGGGCGATCCTTCGAGAAGTTGGAACAACGAATCGAACGAAAGCAGCCGATTACGAGAGAGCGATAGGGGCCGATACATCGATGTTCCTTCGCGTACATCCGTCCAACTACGTGATCCAGGGATTTACGTCTGCACCCTCGGTCGAAGAATTGGTCGCGATCGCTAATAAACACCAGATCTTGTTTGTTGAAGACCAGGGTTCGGGTGCGCTGGTCGACCTGAAGGAATTCGGATTGGGAGGCGAGCCGCTCGTCGGCCGATCGATCGCAGCCGGTGCCGATCTGGTCACCTTCAGCGGCGATAAGCTTCTCGGTGGACCTCAGTCGGGGATAATCGCCGGAAAGACCGAACATATAGAAAAGCTGCGTAAACACCCGCTCTATCGAGCCTTGCGTCCAGGAAAGCTTGTTTACGCCGGGCTCGAGGCTACCCTCGCAGCATATTTGCGTGAAACACATTTTCGCGAGATACCTGTATTACAGATGCTATCGATGTCGGCCAGCGAGATCGAGGACCGCGTGCTCCGATTCGCCGAAACACTTTCTCATTCGCTCCCAGCGGACACGAAAATTCGCATTGAAGTGATTCGCGGCTCGTCGGTCATCGGCGGCGGTTCCTCTCCGGGTATCGATCACGATACGAGCCTTATCGCACTAGACAGCGATGAGATGTCGGCGTCAAAGATCGAAAGCCGCCTGCGGCGATCCGAGTTTCCGGTAATAGCACGCATAGAGGATGAGAGGGTATTGATAGATCTGCGAACCGTGGCTATTGACGAAGAACCAAGCCTGGCAGCGGCGATCTGCGCGTTCTAG
- a CDS encoding bifunctional metallophosphatase/5'-nucleotidase, protein MLERVSARLLFLFIVVLWPAAAFGQTRETVRVTILHLNDTYQFTPVDGGKYGGLARVMTLKKNALKDNPNTLMTLGGDTVSPSVETRTYRGAQMIDAWNAVGLDYSVLGNHEFDIKTPELIDRIKESKFTWLGSNVIDSRTGKIFADLPPYIIREFGGVKIGFVGFLLPETKETSSIEESLKVTDFCETAKELVPKMRAKGANVIIGLTHLFMAQDKKLAGCEKFDLILGGHEHTLLQSSANGTPIFKMWADAREVGKFDLYIDTKSGKLASMDWQIIRVTDQIPDAPEFAPAVSKYRSLLDQLEVRVGATAVPLDALSYSVRTKETDIGNFIADAYRNAVGADIGFVNGGSIRADLSYNPGPLTKRDVLSMLPFNNPIVKVEVSGKLLLDILEHSVARSREDNEPGRFPQVSGLRFTFDASKLPGQRIVEAMVGGKPIDPGSNYTVATSDFLVSRGGDGYTMFKDAKLLIAADKAPKDSEVFEKAIKESPNATISPRVEGRIRRLN, encoded by the coding sequence ATGCTTGAAAGAGTGTCGGCAAGGCTGCTGTTCCTGTTCATCGTCGTGTTGTGGCCCGCGGCGGCATTCGGGCAAACGCGCGAAACGGTCCGGGTCACGATCCTTCACCTTAACGACACTTATCAGTTCACACCGGTCGACGGCGGAAAATACGGCGGTCTGGCACGCGTGATGACGCTTAAGAAAAATGCCCTGAAGGACAATCCGAACACCCTGATGACCCTCGGCGGTGACACGGTTTCGCCGTCAGTCGAGACACGAACCTATCGCGGAGCGCAGATGATCGATGCGTGGAACGCTGTCGGACTCGATTATTCAGTACTCGGCAACCACGAGTTCGACATTAAGACGCCAGAACTGATCGACCGTATAAAGGAATCAAAATTCACCTGGCTTGGCTCGAATGTCATCGATTCAAGGACCGGAAAGATATTCGCTGACCTTCCGCCCTACATCATCCGCGAATTTGGCGGGGTTAAGATCGGGTTCGTCGGCTTTCTGCTTCCCGAAACGAAGGAAACGTCGTCCATCGAAGAATCACTGAAGGTCACGGACTTCTGCGAAACCGCAAAAGAGCTGGTCCCTAAAATGCGGGCAAAAGGGGCGAATGTCATCATCGGACTGACGCATCTTTTCATGGCTCAGGACAAGAAACTCGCGGGATGCGAGAAATTCGATCTTATCCTCGGCGGCCATGAACACACGCTGCTGCAGTCGTCGGCAAATGGTACACCGATCTTCAAAATGTGGGCCGACGCTCGCGAGGTCGGCAAATTCGATCTCTATATCGATACGAAGAGCGGGAAGCTGGCCAGCATGGATTGGCAGATCATCCGCGTTACCGATCAGATTCCGGACGCTCCGGAGTTCGCTCCTGCCGTTTCGAAATACAGATCGCTGCTTGACCAGCTCGAGGTTCGCGTCGGTGCGACCGCCGTCCCGCTTGACGCGCTTTCATATTCGGTTCGGACGAAGGAGACCGATATCGGCAACTTCATTGCGGACGCATATCGCAACGCCGTCGGCGCGGACATTGGTTTCGTGAACGGTGGTTCGATACGTGCAGACCTGTCATACAATCCAGGCCCGTTGACGAAGCGCGATGTACTTTCGATGCTGCCATTCAACAACCCGATCGTAAAGGTCGAAGTTTCAGGAAAGCTGCTTTTGGATATATTGGAGCATTCTGTTGCCCGAAGCCGCGAAGACAACGAGCCCGGCCGTTTCCCGCAAGTATCGGGACTGAGGTTCACATTCGACGCAAGCAAGCTGCCCGGCCAGCGGATCGTCGAGGCTATGGTCGGCGGTAAACCTATCGACCCTGGATCGAACTATACCGTTGCGACGTCCGATTTTCTCGTCTCACGCGGAGGCGATGGCTACACGATGTTCAAAGACGCAAAATTGCTTATCGCCGCGGACAAGGCACCGAAGGACTCTGAGGTTTTTGAGAAAGCGATCAAAGAATCGCCAAATGCAACGATCTCGCCGCGGGTAGAAGGCCGGATCAGAAGACTGAATTAA